The Sulfolobus sp. A20 genomic interval CCCAGTATATGGGATTGTCCTACCAAATCCTAGTACATTAGCCAAAACGGCTAGGACAATTAGCAATATTATTACCCCCCACATAATTTCATCGTACTTAGTGAAAGGTATTTCAACTAGGCTAGTCCTACTATTATAAGCCCTAAATCCCCTAGTGTCTACGGAAATAGCTAAATTCCTAGCATTCCTCGCCAAATATATTATCGTTGGAGGGATAGCCAGAATCGCAGCTATTAATAAGTAGAACGGTCTCAGGAAAAACGGCTTACCGTATCCAAAACCTCTTAAGAATTGCATCTTAACGGAAGTATCGATTAGGTCGAAGATTTTTGGAACTGTTGTAAACGCTACAGTTAAGGCGAAAGTAATAGGTAATGGAACTCTAATCTTATTAAACATCCTAAAGAGGTCAGAAGCAGTAGTGGTAAGGATTAGTATCAGAGACGCTGTTATTACTGCAGCTATTCTAAAGGAAACTTGTACACCATAAATCAACTGTTGAAGAGTTAAATATGGTTCATAGCCAAAGAATTCAAAATAAGTTGGCCAAGTCCAAATTATCGTATTTCCGCTTAATCCAGCCAATTGTAATACAGAGTAGGTAGTATATGGTGCCACAGACCACGTACCTCCTATTACGGTTGACAGGAACAAATAAAAGGCATACATGAATTTCCTCTTACCGTCATTTAATGTTAAATAAGATAATAATAATACCAAAGTTAGAATAGCTCCTATCCACCAAACTGTTACTGAAGCAACTATCATGACGATAATTCCAAAAACAATCTTTGTCAATGGGTTTAATTTGTAATAAAATGACTTACCATTCTCATACCTCGTTATTTCCACAAAACCCTTAATTCCTATTAGTAATAGTACTATTAAAGCAGGAATGACTGATCCATAAAGGAACAATATCCAGCTCACTAATTGTTGAATTACAGGGTTAATGGCTATGATTTCTCATCACCTCATACTCTGTAGGCGGATAAATGCCTAAATCCTCTATTCCTTCACTCATGAAAAGCTCATCTGGTTTGCCAATTTTTACAACTTCGCCATTGCTCATAATGTATATTAAGTCGCAGAATTTGTCAACAAATCTTGAATCATGAGTTACAACAAGTATAGTATAACCCATCTCTCTTAACGTTAAAAGCTCTTTGCCCAACATTTCTCTATGATACCAATCTTGACCACTAGTCGGTTCATCCATCAATATAATCTTAGCTCCAGAAGCTAAAACAGAAGCCATGGCAACTCTTCTCCTCTGCCCCATAGACAAGATTAGGGGATCTTCCTCCTTTATCTTCTCCAATGAAAATATCTTCAAGAAATGATTAAGCTTATCTTCAGAGTAAACCTTGTGATTCTTCATTGTAAAAGTAATTTCATCCTTAACCTTTCTCTTCACGAATATTAGATCGAAGTTTTGAGGTAAGTAAGCTACGTATTTACCCCTTTCTATTATATGCTTTTTGCTGATATCCTCACTATTGACAAAAATCCTTACATCGCTCTTCAACTTCCTATCCAATAACCCCGCAATTGCCTTCAGTAAAGTGCTCTTCCCAGCCCCATTCCTTCCCATTAATGCTACTATCTGACCACCTTTTAACCTCAACTCAGTGTCAACTATTCTCATCCCTTCCTTAGTGTAGACCTTAACCTTAGCGTAAAATACCTCATCTCCTCCATCTCTCCTAGATGGGATAGTATGCTTGTACCCCTTTAATAATTCCTCATCAATCTTCGTTGCCCCAAGCTTCTTCAAATGTAAGTAATGCTCTGGAATTTCTATGCCTTCGCTTGAAAGTTTATCAGAATATTCTATTATTTCATCTTTATGAATATCTAATTCTATTTTACCATTGTTAACTAGGATGACCCTATCGACATATGGCAAAACTCTGTCTACCTTGTGTTCTACAATTATCAGACTCCTCCTCTCCTCTCTAAATGCCCTTAATAAATCGAAAACTTGTTTAGTCCCTTCTGGGTCAATATTTGAAGTTGGCTCATCTAGGATTAGTGCTTTGGGATCTAAAGCTAGGATTGATGCTAGAACTGTCCTCTGTAATTCCCCACCGGATAATTTACTTATCTCTCTCTCAGCTAAGTGAGTAATACCAGTTACTTTTAACGATTTGTAAACCCTTTCCTTAATTTCCATAGGTGGATACATCAAGTTCTCTGGTCCAAAAGCTACTTCATCTATAACCTTATAATTAAAAACTTGACTTTCTGGGTCTTGCAGTAGAGTTCCAACATACTTACTCATTTTGTGAATTGGAGTAGTTTTAACATCGTTTCCAAAAACTACTACTTCTCCCTTTTCCTCAGCGCGTATTAAGTGGGGAATAACCCCGTTTATAGCATTTACTAAGGTTGATTTCCCAGAGCCTGATCTTCCTACTATTAATACAGCTTCTCCTTCCTCTATTTCTAAATGATCTACAGTCAGACTAGGCCTTATGTTACCTAGATACGTTATTGAAAGATTTTTAACTTCTACAAATTTCATTGTCCAACAGCCCTTGAAACTCTGAGGGCTAATAAACCTGCAATTATAGTTATTATAACATCCCCCGGTATGAAAGCTATTAAGTCAAACGTCACGGTTTGCCAATTGACTATAGCTCCATATAAGAAAGGTCTGAAGAAGGCTAGGTAAAATATTGGATCTGGTATAGCAAAAAGTATTCCTAGGACTATTCCCTCCACTACTGCCAAAATGGTTTGTCTTCTCCTCAAGCTCTTCAGAACTATCTCTTCGGGCTGATTTGTATTATTTGAAGGCTTTAATCCAATACCAAATATCTTTCCTCCCGTTAATGCTATCATAAGGTCTATAAATAAGCCATAAGTTAGAGTTTCGTATATAGTGAAGATTGGTTCTCCTCCAAAACCATAATGAAATAGGTCACTTAATATATTATAGATAAGTAGGGACAGCATCCCAGAACCTACTTTTCTGACTAAACCCACGAAGATCAGAACTATTAGAATCCTTCCCCAAAATCCTACGCCTATAAATGGGGAGGAGGGTAGTACCCTACCTAAGTAAGACCCTATGTAGAACTCCCACGCTACACCTAAGGCTGCACCGACTGCTATGTACACTAAGTCTAAAGTAGTAAATTGCTTTAATCCCCCATATTTTTTACCTATATAGAACACGAAGAATAAGGCCAGAACGAAGTATACTACAACTATCTCCCAAGGTATTTCTCCCGGTACGTTGATTTCACCTTTTATCCCGTTAAAACCCATATTTACCATTATTATTTTCATCTAATAAACTTTATCTATAAAAGAAATGAAAACTATATAGTATTATATATAAATATTGATTCTACTTCTTTTAATACTTTTTAAGCCGTATTTAACATTAACGTAAAGTCCACTTTTTTATAAAAATTTCAAACGATACTACTAATTTCTGAAAGATTTTAGTATTACATTTTGATATAACCAAAAAATGTGCTTGTAGTCTCTAGGAAAAATTAAGGATAAAGCACATTCCTTAACCTCTTAATTTACAAAATGGGGAAAATTAGCGAGGAGAAAGTAAGCAATAATTAATTTAATAAATCAGAGAGGGAAAGCCTCTCTATCAGTTAAGAATGCACACGTTAAAAATG includes:
- a CDS encoding energy-coupling factor transporter transmembrane protein EcfT, giving the protein MNPVIQQLVSWILFLYGSVIPALIVLLLIGIKGFVEITRYENGKSFYYKLNPLTKIVFGIIVMIVASVTVWWIGAILTLVLLLSYLTLNDGKRKFMYAFYLFLSTVIGGTWSVAPYTTYSVLQLAGLSGNTIIWTWPTYFEFFGYEPYLTLQQLIYGVQVSFRIAAVITASLILILTTTASDLFRMFNKIRVPLPITFALTVAFTTVPKIFDLIDTSVKMQFLRGFGYGKPFFLRPFYLLIAAILAIPPTIIYLARNARNLAISVDTRGFRAYNSRTSLVEIPFTKYDEIMWGVIILLIVLAVLANVLGFGRTIPYTGL
- a CDS encoding ABC transporter ATP-binding protein, with the protein product MKFVEVKNLSITYLGNIRPSLTVDHLEIEEGEAVLIVGRSGSGKSTLVNAINGVIPHLIRAEEKGEVVVFGNDVKTTPIHKMSKYVGTLLQDPESQVFNYKVIDEVAFGPENLMYPPMEIKERVYKSLKVTGITHLAEREISKLSGGELQRTVLASILALDPKALILDEPTSNIDPEGTKQVFDLLRAFREERRSLIIVEHKVDRVLPYVDRVILVNNGKIELDIHKDEIIEYSDKLSSEGIEIPEHYLHLKKLGATKIDEELLKGYKHTIPSRRDGGDEVFYAKVKVYTKEGMRIVDTELRLKGGQIVALMGRNGAGKSTLLKAIAGLLDRKLKSDVRIFVNSEDISKKHIIERGKYVAYLPQNFDLIFVKRKVKDEITFTMKNHKVYSEDKLNHFLKIFSLEKIKEEDPLILSMGQRRRVAMASVLASGAKIILMDEPTSGQDWYHREMLGKELLTLREMGYTILVVTHDSRFVDKFCDLIYIMSNGEVVKIGKPDELFMSEGIEDLGIYPPTEYEVMRNHSH